A genomic region of Haliotis asinina isolate JCU_RB_2024 chromosome 1, JCU_Hal_asi_v2, whole genome shotgun sequence contains the following coding sequences:
- the LOC137272735 gene encoding uncharacterized histidine-rich protein DDB_G0274557-like: MSTSTQQPHPHPHGNHAHKETTPIPTWEPCPQGNHTHIHMETMPTRKPHPYLHGNHAHKETTPTSTLETMPTRKLHPHLHGNHAHKETTPTSTWEPCPQGNHTHIYMGTMPTRKPHPHPHGNHAHKETTSTSTWEPCPQGNHTHIHMGTMPKATLMPMPT; the protein is encoded by the coding sequence ATGTCCACATCTACACAGcaaccacacccacatccacatGGGAACCATGCCCACAAGGAAACCACACCCATACCTACATGGGAACCATGCCCACAAGGAaaccacacccacatccacatGGAAACCATGCCCACAAGGAAACCACACCCATACCTACATGGGAACCATGCCCACAAGGAaaccacacccacatccacatTGGAAACCATGCCCACAAGGAAACTACATCCACATCTACATGGGAACCATGCCCACAAGGAaaccacacccacatccacatGGGAACCATGCCCACAAGGAAACCACACCCACATCTACATGGGAACCATGCCCACAAGGAaaccacacccacatccacatGGAAACCATGCCCACAAGGAAACTACATCCACATCTACATGGGAACCATGCCCACAAGGAaaccacacccacatccacatGGGAACCATGCCCAAGGCCACGCTCATGCCCATGCCCACATGA